Proteins from one Candidatus Binataceae bacterium genomic window:
- a CDS encoding amino acid--tRNA ligase-related protein, producing MPTVYIEDLAQHLGEEVTLRGWLYNKRSSGKLHFLLVRDGTGICQCVASKADLGEEAFVAADHMGQETSLEVVGAARADQRAPGGIELNAKQVRQVAPSSDYPITPKEHGVAFLLDQRHLWVRSSRQHAVLRIRSEVVQACRDFFHERGFVLFDAPILTPTSCEGTSNLFELDYFGERKAYLTQSGQLYAE from the coding sequence ATGCCAACTGTTTACATCGAGGATCTGGCGCAACACCTGGGCGAGGAAGTGACCCTGCGCGGATGGCTCTACAATAAGCGTTCGAGCGGGAAGCTCCATTTCCTGCTGGTGCGCGATGGGACCGGCATCTGCCAGTGCGTTGCTTCCAAAGCCGACCTGGGCGAGGAGGCCTTTGTCGCGGCCGATCACATGGGACAGGAAACCTCGCTCGAGGTTGTGGGTGCGGCGCGCGCCGACCAGCGCGCGCCCGGGGGGATCGAGCTGAACGCCAAGCAGGTGCGCCAGGTCGCACCCTCGAGCGATTATCCGATCACACCCAAGGAACACGGCGTCGCGTTTCTGCTCGACCAGCGCCACCTCTGGGTGCGCTCGTCGCGCCAGCACGCGGTACTGCGTATTCGCAGCGAAGTGGTTCAGGCCTGCCGCGACTTTTTTCACGAGCGCGGCTTCGTGCTCTTCGATGCGCCGATCCTGACCCCCACCTCGTGCGAAGGCACCAGCAACCTGTTCGAGCTCGACTACTTTGGGGAGCGCAAGGCCTATCTGACGCAGAGCGGACAGCTCTATGCCGAG
- a CDS encoding CvpA family protein produces the protein MNAFDFVVLAAVAFGALHGLRNGLLTMGTSFVALIAALYLASLHYAETAAIIAHQFGTNPTLATVLGYVAVFLVVFIAVQFVGGMIVGVLRMASLGWIDRLAGGFLGGAIAAAVAGLAVMLLTTVLPANAALLRNSEAAPMLLAYDATLVRYIPEEAKEAYQRNRDILIRAWVAEASKRSSGSAPADSSSPTAR, from the coding sequence ATGAACGCGTTCGACTTTGTGGTGCTGGCGGCGGTGGCGTTCGGCGCGCTCCATGGTTTGCGCAACGGCCTGCTTACAATGGGCACTTCGTTCGTCGCCCTGATAGCAGCGCTCTATCTCGCTTCGCTGCACTACGCCGAAACGGCCGCAATCATCGCCCACCAGTTTGGGACCAATCCCACGCTGGCCACCGTGCTGGGATACGTCGCAGTCTTTCTGGTGGTGTTTATCGCTGTGCAGTTTGTAGGCGGGATGATTGTGGGCGTGCTCAGGATGGCGAGCCTCGGGTGGATCGATCGGCTGGCGGGCGGATTCCTAGGGGGCGCAATTGCCGCTGCCGTGGCCGGACTCGCGGTCATGTTGCTGACCACCGTGTTACCGGCCAATGCCGCGCTGCTTCGCAACTCAGAGGCAGCACCGATGCTGCTCGCATACGATGCGACGCTGGTTCGCTATATTCCGGAAGAAGCCAAGGAGGCCTACCAGCGCAATCGTGACATCCTGATACGGGCTTGGGTTGCGGAAGCGAGTAAGCGCTCCTCAGGCAGCGCGCCGGCGGATTCCTCCTCGCCGACGGCGCGGTAG
- the trxA gene encoding thioredoxin, with amino-acid sequence MANDKVVHVTDASFEQEVLKSPEPVLIDFWAPWCGPCRAIAPIVEDLANEYAGRLKVVKINVDDNPQTPARYGVRGIPNLLIIKGGQVKEQIVGAVPKGHLVKAVDGALA; translated from the coding sequence ATGGCCAATGACAAAGTCGTTCATGTTACGGACGCTAGCTTCGAGCAGGAAGTGCTGAAATCACCCGAGCCCGTCCTGATCGATTTCTGGGCGCCGTGGTGCGGGCCCTGCCGCGCCATCGCACCGATCGTCGAGGATCTCGCTAACGAGTACGCGGGGCGTCTCAAGGTCGTGAAGATCAACGTCGATGACAACCCGCAAACACCCGCGCGTTATGGTGTGCGCGGCATCCCCAATCTGCTCATCATCAAAGGTGGCCAGGTGAAGGAGCAAATTGTCGGCGCCGTACCGAAGGGGCACCTGGTAAAGGCTGTCGATGGCGCTCTGGCCTGA